The proteins below come from a single Alnus glutinosa chromosome 9, dhAlnGlut1.1, whole genome shotgun sequence genomic window:
- the LOC133877000 gene encoding UDP-glycosyltransferase 76E2-like, whose amino-acid sequence MGKNSERRRQLVLLPCPFQGHINSMLQLGTILHSQGFSITIVHTKFNSPNPSTHPNFNFLPIPDGLSDNDISSGDTVTILWEINVNCKSHFHECLSQMMMARQGPHDDVACIIYDEFMYFSEAVANSLKLPSIILTTMSAATFLARSALLRLMAEGRVPFQDSMSQDPVPELHPLRYKDLPIPMSGKYDTFLKLVFEAYKIRTSSAIIWNTMDCLEPSLLAQIQQQFQVPMLPLGPMHKLGPASGSSLWKEDTSCMAWLGKQSKHSVIYVSLGSIASMDEKQLAELAWGLASSQHPFLWVVRPGSIRGSEWIEALPKDFKENIEEKGCIVKWAPQKEVLAHGAVGGFLTHCGWNSTLESIFEGIPMICRPCFGDQRVNARYVSHVWKVGLELENEMERGEIERAVRKVMAEKEGEALRERAKNLKENIELCIKEGGSSYNSLNRLVEMIMS is encoded by the exons atgggaaaGAATTCAGAGAGACGTCGCCAGTTGGTTCTACTACCATGTCCATTCCAAGGCCACATAAATTCCATGCTTCAGCTGGGCACCATCCTCCACTCCCAGGGATTCTCCATCACGATCGTTCACACCAAGTTCAACTCTCCGAATCCTTCCACCCACCCTAATTTCAATTTCCTTCCGATACCGGATGGCTTATCCGACAACGATATCTCTTCCGGTGATACAGTAACCATTCTATGGGAGATTAATGTCAACTGCAAATCCCATTTCCATGAATGTTTGTCTCAGATGATGATGGCACGACAAGGCCCACATGACGATGTTGCCTGCATCATCTACGATGAGTTCATGTACTTCTCCGAGGCCGTGGCTAATTCTCTGAAGCTTCCAAGCATCATCTTAACCACCATGAGTGCTGCCACTTTTCTTGCTCGCTCCGCCCTTCTCCGACTCATGGCGGAAGGTCGCGTTCCCTTCCAAG ATTCTATGTCGCAGGATCCAGTTCCAGAGCTTCATCCGCTCAGGTATAAGGATCTACCAATTCCCATGTCCGGAAAATATGATACGTTTTTGAAACTAGTATTTGAAGCCTACAAGATTAGAACATCTTCAGCCATCATTTGGAATACCATGGACTGCCTTGAACCATCGTTATTGGCACAAATACAACAACAATTCCAAGTTCCAATGCTCCCCTTGGGCCCTATGCACAAGCTTGGTCCAGCCTCCGGCAGTAGCTTATGGAAAGAGGACACTAGCTGCATGGCATGGCTTGGGAAACAATCTAAACACTCAGTTATATACGTAAGCTTGGGAAGCATAGCATCCATGGATGAGAAGCAACTAGCAGAATTGGCATGGGGACTAGCCAGCAGCCAACATCCTTTCTTGTGGGTAGTTCGGCCAGGCTCGATTCGTGGTTCAGAATGGATAGAAGCACTGCCCAAAGATTTCAAAGAAAATATCGAAGAGAAAGGTTGCATTGTGAAATGGGCACCGCAAAAGGAAGTTTTGGCGCACGGCGCGGTGGGAGGATTTTTGACTCATTGTGGTTGGAATTCAACGCTGGAGAGTATTTTCGAAGGAATCCCAATGATATGCCGACCGTGTTTTGGAGATCAGAGAGTAAACGCAAGGTATGTGAGCCATGTATGGAAAGTAGGCTTGGAATTGGAGAATGAGATGGAGAGAGGTGAGATAGAGAGAGCCGTAAGAAAAGTAATGGCTGAAAAGGAAGGGGAGGCCTTGAGGGAAAGAGCTAAGAATTTGAAGGAGAATATTGAACTTTGCATTAAAGAAGGTGGTTCTTCATACAATTCCTTGAACAGGCTGGTAGAGATGATcatgtcatga
- the LOC133878634 gene encoding UDP-glycosyltransferase 76E2-like, translating to MEKEGKKRLRVVLVPWPFQGHITPMLQLGSILHSNGFSITVVHAQYNSPDPSSHPNFSFLPLPDTSTPIFLTGEIMASVVQLNANCKARFQECLAEAMRQQGSDDGIACIIHDEMMYFSQAAAKDLKLPSIVLRTASASHFLARTALIQLKTEGHIPFPESMWQDPIPNFYPLRFKDLPLFGKSENYLPLVSNFFMNKISSPIIYNTIDCLESLSLAKIQQLCQVPIFPIGPMHRVASASSSSVLEEDTSCLTWLDKQSCKSVIYVSLGSLSFMDIEELVEMAWGIANSQQPFLWVIRPGSIRGAEWIEVLPEYFTKSIGEKGYIVKWVPQKKVLAHSAVGGFLSHCGWNSTLESICEGIPMICRPCFGDQRVNARYVSHVWKVGLELENEIERSEIARSVRRVMAEKEGEDMRERAKNLKENIELCIKEGGSSNNTLKRDGLTTKYRMSLWGYTGSMVCLFCHGHIETKEHLFFSCSFSRRIRRVILADCGVVDPPVSWNDVVNWFKGGMNNKSLKSAL from the exons atggaaaaggaaggaaagaagCGTCTCCGGGTGGTGCTAGTCCCATGGCCGTTCCAAGGCCACATAACCCCAATGCTTCAGCTGGGCAGCATCCTCCACTCCAATGGCTTCTCCATCACTGTCGTTCACGCCCAATACAACTCTCCCGACCCTTCAAGCCACCCTAATTTCAGCTTTCTTCCCTTGCCGGATACCTCAACGCCCATCTTCTTAACTGGCGAGATAATGGCTTCTGTAGTGCAGCTCAATGCCAATTGCAAAGCTCGTTTCCAGGAATGCTTGGCTGAAGCGATGAGGCAACAGGGCTCGGACGATGGAATCGCCTGCATCATCCACGATGAGATGATGTACTTTTCCCAAGCAGCGGCAAAGGATCTTAAGCTTCCAAGCATCGTTTTACGCACAGCTAGTGCTTCCCATTTTCTTGCCCGTACTGCCCTTATCCAACTCAAGACAGAAGGCCACATTCCCTTcccag AATCTATGTGGCAGGATCCAATTCCGAATTTTTATCCACTCAGGTTCAAGGATTTACCCCTTTTTGGAAAATCAGAGAACTATTTGCCTCTAGTGAGTaacttttttatgaataaaatatcttcaCCCATTATTTATAATACAATTGACTGCCTTGAAAGTTTATCATTGGCAAAGATCCAACAGCTATGTCAAGTTCCAATCTTCCCAATAGGCCCTATGCATAGGGTTGCCTCGGCCTCCTCTAGTAGCGTATTGGAAGAGGACACCAGTTGCTTGACATGGCTTGATAAGCAAAGTTGTAAATCAGTCATTTATGTAAGTTTAGGAAGCTTATCATTCATGGACATTGAAGAGCTTGTTGAGATGGCTTGGGGGATAGCAAACAGTCAACAACCTTTCTTGTGGGTGATTCGGCCAGGCTCAATTCGTGGTGCAGAATGGATTGAGGTATTACCCgaatattttacaaaaagtaTTGGCGAGAAGGGTTACATCGTGAAATGGGTACCCCAAAAGAAAGTTCTTGCGCACAGTGCAGTGGGAGGGTTTTTGAGCCATTGTGGATGGAATTCAACGCTAGAGAGTATTTGCGAAGGAATTCCAATGATATGTAGACCGTGTTTTGGAGATCAGAGAGTGAACGCAAGGTATGTGAGTCATGTATGGAAGGTAGGCCTAGAATTGGAGAATGAGATCGAGAGAAGTGAGATAGCGAGATCAGTAAGAAGAGTAATGGCGGAAAAGGAAGGGGAGGACATGAGAGAAAGGGCTAAGAATTTGAAGGAGAATATTGAACTTTGCATTAAAGAAGGTGGTTCTTCCAACAATACTTTGAAGAG GGATGGTTTAACTACCAAATATAGGATGAGCTTGTGGGGATATACTGGATCTATGGTCTGTCTTTTCTGCCATGGACACATAGAGACCAAGGAACATCTTTTCTTCAGCTGCAGTTTCAGCCGAAGAATTCGGAGGGTGATTTTGGCAGATTGTGGAGTGGTTGATCCCCCTGTCTCCTGGAATGATGTGGTTAACTGGTTTAAAGGGGGGATGAATAACAAAAGCTTGAAATCAGCTCTTTGA